Genomic segment of Clostridiales bacterium:
CGTTCATGGCGATAGAACTACCGGTGCTCTTTCCGGCACATCCGCGCACGAAACCGCTGCTTGCCTTGGCTGGACTCACCGATGAGGCGCGCACGTACGTGGTTGACCCCGTTGGCTACCTCGACATGCTCGCGCTTCAGCGCGACGCTGCCGCTATCGTGACTGACTCTGGAGGTGTGCAGGAGGAGTCGTGTGTGCTCGGCACGCCGTGCGTGACCGTGCGACGCAACACTGAGCGCGGCATTACCGTCACCGTGGGCGCGAACCGGCTCGTGACCGCGGAGACGTCGGCGGTTCTCACCGGTATCGAAGATGCACTCGCCTCGTCGCGCGACTGGGAGCGCCCGGAGCGATGGGATAGTGAGGTCGCCGGGCGGGTGGTGGCAGCACTCCAGGGCGGCATAATTCCACTTCAGGGATTGGATGCTTGATGTGGCGCGCATGAGGATCTGTGTCACTGGGGGCGCAGGCTACATCGGTTCGATCACCGCGCGTCACCTGATCGACTCCGGGCACGATGTCGTGGTGCTCGACTCACTGGTGCGTGGGCGCGCCGAGGCGGTCGACCCGCGCGCGCGATTCGTGCGTGGCGACATCGGCGACATTACCGCTCTCGACGACGCGCTACCCGGTTGCGACGCCGTGATGCACCTCGCGGGTCTCATCGAGGTTGCCGAGTCGCAGCGCGAGCCGGGTGCGTACTTCGACGTCAACACCGCTCGGCCGGTGCTCATGCTCGAAGCGATGAGACGCCACACCATCCCCGCCATTGTGTTTAGCTCCACAGCGGCGGTCTACGGCGAGCCCGAGAGCGTTCCCATCATCGAGGACGCCCCCACTCGGCCAATCAACACCTACGGCGCCACTAAGCTCATGTTCGAGCAGATGCTTGACGCCTACGGAACCGCTCACGGAATCAGGTCTGTCCGCTTCCGGTACTTCAACGTCGCGGGCGCGTGGCCGGACGCCTCTCTCGGCGAGGCCCACGATCCTGAGACCCACATCATTCCGCGCATCTTGCAGGCCATGGGAAGCGGGCAACGCGAGTTCGAGGTATTTGGCGACGATTACTCCACGCCCGATGGCACGTGCGTCCGCGATTACATCCACGTGTGCGATCTTGCCGAGGCGCACCGTCTTGGCCTCGAACACCTTCACGCCGGCGGTGATGGTGGCGTCTTCAACCTCGGCAACGGACAGGGCTACTCCAACCTCGAGGTGGTTCGCGCCTGCGCCGAGGTCACCGGAGTCGACATTGAAGTACGCACCGGGCCGAGGAGAGCGGGTGACCCGGCCGTGCTTGTCGCCTCGGCGGATCGTGCGCGTGCGGAACTCGGCTGGATACCGGCGCGCGGCGAGCTGCATACCATGATCGCCGACGCATGGCGGTGGCACAGCGTTAGCCCACAGCGTTAGCCTCTGGAACTCACGTGTGGGAATGGTAGAATGACTTTCGCCGCCAACGCGGCACCCAAGCGGGCGATTAACTCAGCGGGAGAGTGCTACCTTCACACGGTAGAAGTCACTGGTTCAAATCCAGTATCGCCCACCATGGATCACAGTGCGCCCCTTCGGGGTCTCCGCGGAGATATTCGAAGGGGCGTTTTAGCTGGTAGGAGCCGATAGCGCAGTCGGTGAGCTCGGCGTTCAAAACTGCGGCATTGAGAA
This window contains:
- the galE gene encoding UDP-glucose 4-epimerase GalE, translated to MRICVTGGAGYIGSITARHLIDSGHDVVVLDSLVRGRAEAVDPRARFVRGDIGDITALDDALPGCDAVMHLAGLIEVAESQREPGAYFDVNTARPVLMLEAMRRHTIPAIVFSSTAAVYGEPESVPIIEDAPTRPINTYGATKLMFEQMLDAYGTAHGIRSVRFRYFNVAGAWPDASLGEAHDPETHIIPRILQAMGSGQREFEVFGDDYSTPDGTCVRDYIHVCDLAEAHRLGLEHLHAGGDGGVFNLGNGQGYSNLEVVRACAEVTGVDIEVRTGPRRAGDPAVLVASADRARAELGWIPARGELHTMIADAWRWHSVSPQR